A stretch of the Rosa rugosa chromosome 5, drRosRugo1.1, whole genome shotgun sequence genome encodes the following:
- the LOC133711569 gene encoding protein FAR1-RELATED SEQUENCE 5-like translates to MVCALVRNNTINPAAFLMRRSLSSDEPKGETFTFGLDESTDCLRYKGKKYEDLQFSDFNGILFRLVDDVERFYAYHSIAKGFSVRKIKSDKDRDGDIFRRSLCCSKEGWRTVKNPKKCTKVYGSAPSQFDTDHNHVLVPKEMVHFLRSNRMVGEHASAQVSSLKKVFVPTCRAYDLLAHQAGGYEYVGLGLKDLYNQQDSERRELLVDGDAQAAISFMNLKASRDVHFYCYFCVDQVPIFTAIGDVLIMDSTYKTNIYGKPLVVFVGVDNHRATVLFGCSLLVDETEETFKWVVSNFISSMDGKKPFSVITDQDDAMRNAIVEFIPEARYRLCAWHISKNVIGKIHDVNVQRDFSHLIYSGLSVSEWESYWNYVVSMAGLQDNLWVIGMLNKRERWAGYRHVEQARAMG, encoded by the exons ATGGTTTGCGCTTTAGTGAGGAACAATACCATAAATCCGGCCGCATTTCTAATGAGGAGGAGTTTATCGAGTGATGAGCCAAAAGGGGAGACATTCACATTTGGGTTGGATGAATCCACAGATTGTCTACGTTACAAGGGAAAGAAGTACGAAGACCTACAATTTTCAGATTTCAACGGAATTTTGTTTCGTTTAGTAGATGACGTTGAGAGATTTTATGCATACCACTCAATTGCGAAGGGGTTTTCCGTAAGGAAAATCAAATCCGACAAGGACCGTGATGGTGACATTTTCAGAAGATCACTCTGTTGTTCTAAGGAGGGGTGGCGTACAGTTAAAAATCCAAAGAAGTGTACAAAAGTGTATGGTAGTGCCCCCTCTCAA TTTGATACCGACCACAACCATGTTCTTGTTCCAAAAGAAATGGTTCATTTTCTGAGATCAAACAGGATGGTTGGAGAACATGCGTCTGCACAAGTAAGTTCTCTGAAAAAAGTTTTCGTTCCGACTTGCCGTGCTTATGACTTATTGGCTCACCAAGCAGGGGGATATGAGTACGTTGGCTTAGGACTAAAGGATTTGTACAACCAACAAGATTCAGAAAGGAGAGAATTATTGGTTGACGGTGACGCTCAAGCTGCCATTAGCTTCATGAATCTAAAAGCGTCCCGTGATGTCCATTTTTACTGTTATTTTTGTGTTGATCAAGTGCCCATTTTTACTGCCATTGGCGACGTTTTGATCATGGATAGCACTTACAAGACAAATATCTATGGAAAGCCATTAGTCGTTTTTGTGGGAGTTGACAATCATCGAGCGACGGTTCTGTTTGGTTGCTCTTTGTTGGTGGACGAGACCGAAGAGACTTTCAAATGGGTGGTATCAAACTTCATTTCGTCCATGGACGGGAAGAAACCCTTTTCTGTCATTACCGACCAGGATGACGCTATGCGAAATGCCATTGTGGAGTTTATCCCGGAGGCTAGATATCGACTCTGTGCATGGCACATTTCCAAGAATGTTATTGGTAAAATTCATGATGTCAATGTTCAAAGAGACTTCTCCCATTTGATATACTCTGGGCTGTCAGTTTCTGAGTGGGAATCTTATTGGAACTACGTGGTTTCGATGGCTGGTCTACAGGACAACCTTTGGGTTATCGGCATGTTGAACAAGCGAGAGCGATGGGCGGGTTATCGGCATGTTGAACAAGCGAGAGCGATGGGCTGA